One genomic region from Fictibacillus marinisediminis encodes:
- a CDS encoding lamin tail domain-containing protein — protein MKGLKYRKWLIYVATLVLAMGNDWGLHAFKANAAENAVPNLLITEVIPDTDNYAGYDAFEYIEIYNNSNQEINLQDYHIQTGGWNKTIDNAAKIGPWDTMLFWTRRQETQPMTLEGFNHFYFSSYSSKYIEEDHLQRIEDIGGLVNSKNQTVSVFDPSGKEVVKANYTGDQVAANKSIMFGYPTNGSITMKTLSGNQNPTPGWVESAQAPPRPKQDDAAPSIPSNIKAEAGNGVVQLSWDSNPDSDLYRYHIYKNGNLEFSVSPSKHEFTISSLIGNLDYTVQMTAVDTSGNESAKSAPLTVRPGHQLITQVERSSNDRNPKYQTLWDISKDGPIIPGLVQDLVPQGLGYYKKKDWLFTINYLDNGRPGTLSVIDATSEKLVKSIVLYNQDGTPYTGHAGGVTVSMDHVWISSEQFLYTLNISDIVAAQNNDELTFTNQIHVPVEAAYDVYDDDKKILWVGEFYEPSSYPTDPAHHQVNRAGEMQYAWMVGYKLTPSTDMLTSEQWNQTSNEPATPDYVFSTIGKVQGAIVQKKGISLVTSYGRANDSVLYRYEDPLKEEPNQYVTFGEKQVPLWFLDGQTAKPIESITAIPMNEGAVLVKSDLYVSFESGANKYRYTGTYPRDRMLKIDMKTLMKDDRNTEKEERK, from the coding sequence ATGAAAGGTTTGAAGTATAGGAAGTGGCTCATCTATGTTGCAACGCTTGTTCTGGCAATGGGAAATGATTGGGGACTGCATGCGTTTAAAGCAAATGCTGCTGAAAATGCAGTACCCAATCTATTGATTACAGAGGTCATTCCAGATACGGATAACTATGCGGGTTATGATGCGTTTGAGTATATCGAAATCTATAATAACAGCAATCAGGAGATCAATCTGCAAGACTATCACATTCAAACAGGAGGCTGGAACAAGACAATTGATAACGCAGCCAAAATCGGCCCGTGGGATACGATGCTGTTCTGGACGAGAAGGCAGGAAACTCAGCCGATGACATTGGAAGGCTTCAATCACTTTTATTTTTCGTCTTATTCTAGTAAATACATTGAGGAAGATCACTTGCAAAGAATAGAAGATATTGGCGGCCTGGTGAATAGCAAAAACCAGACGGTATCCGTTTTTGATCCGAGCGGAAAGGAAGTCGTTAAAGCGAATTACACCGGTGACCAAGTAGCCGCAAATAAGTCCATTATGTTCGGTTATCCAACCAATGGAAGCATCACGATGAAAACGTTATCCGGCAATCAAAATCCGACACCTGGCTGGGTCGAATCGGCACAAGCTCCTCCAAGACCAAAACAAGACGATGCGGCACCTTCCATTCCTTCCAATATCAAAGCAGAGGCAGGAAACGGTGTAGTGCAGCTAAGCTGGGATTCAAATCCGGATTCCGACCTCTATCGCTATCATATCTACAAGAATGGAAATTTAGAGTTTTCCGTCTCTCCATCCAAGCATGAATTTACGATATCTTCGCTGATTGGCAATCTTGATTATACCGTGCAAATGACTGCCGTTGATACTTCAGGAAATGAATCGGCGAAATCAGCCCCCCTAACGGTTAGACCCGGACATCAGCTCATTACACAGGTAGAAAGATCATCCAATGACAGAAACCCAAAATATCAAACACTGTGGGATATCAGCAAGGATGGCCCGATCATCCCTGGATTAGTACAGGATCTTGTCCCGCAAGGACTCGGTTATTACAAGAAAAAAGATTGGTTATTTACCATTAATTATTTGGATAATGGAAGGCCCGGAACGCTATCCGTGATTGATGCCACATCTGAAAAACTGGTGAAATCCATTGTATTGTATAACCAAGACGGCACACCATACACCGGCCACGCGGGAGGCGTTACTGTAAGCATGGACCATGTTTGGATCTCTTCCGAACAATTTCTCTATACGTTAAATATCAGTGATATCGTTGCGGCGCAAAATAATGATGAGCTTACGTTCACGAACCAGATTCATGTTCCCGTAGAAGCGGCTTATGATGTCTATGACGATGATAAAAAAATTCTATGGGTTGGTGAATTTTATGAGCCAAGCAGCTACCCGACGGATCCAGCACACCACCAGGTGAACCGTGCCGGAGAAATGCAATATGCCTGGATGGTCGGTTATAAGCTCACACCAAGTACAGACATGCTGACAAGTGAACAATGGAATCAAACATCGAATGAACCTGCAACTCCGGATTATGTCTTTTCCACCATCGGAAAGGTTCAGGGCGCCATTGTTCAAAAGAAGGGGATCTCTTTAGTTACTTCCTATGGACGGGCAAACGATAGTGTTCTCTATCGATACGAAGATCCGCTAAAAGAGGAGCCTAATCAATACGTTACGTTCGGGGAAAAGCAAGTCCCTCTTTGGTTCCTTGATGGACAAACCGCCAAACCGATAGAAAGTATCACCGCGATTCCCATGAATGAAGGAGCAGTGCTAGTAAAAAGTGATCTCTATGTTTCCTTTGAATCAGGAGCGAACAAATATCGGTATACCGGGACCTATCCAAGGGATCGGATGCTCAAAATTGATATGAAGACATTAATGAAGGATGATCGGAATACAGAGAAAGAAGAACGTAAATAG
- a CDS encoding Gfo/Idh/MocA family protein translates to MYKKIRIGIIGCGGIANGKHMPSLSKIDEVELVAFCDLEEEKARKAAQEFGTEDAKVYLDYKELLEDERVDVVHVCTPNHSHAEITIDSLEADKHVMCEKPMAKTAADARRMVEAAKRTGKKLTIGYQYRFRADSWHLHKLCERGDFGDIYYAKAHAIRRRAVPTWGVFLDEEKQGGGSLIDIGTHSLDMTLWMMNNYEPKAVLGTTYHKLGKKKDAANAWGSWDPEKFTVEDSAFGMITMKNGATISLETSWALNTLQTGEAMCTLCGTEGGADMMDGLRINGEDFGKLYTNEVQVDGKGVAFYDADEESDAEHEARLWIDAILNDKEPVVKPEQALVVTEILEAIYESAKSGKAVYFDEEEKDLDKSVKTNKILQ, encoded by the coding sequence GTGTATAAGAAAATACGGATCGGAATTATTGGATGCGGCGGGATCGCCAACGGAAAGCATATGCCAAGCCTTTCAAAGATTGACGAAGTAGAACTGGTTGCCTTTTGTGACCTGGAAGAAGAAAAAGCAAGAAAAGCGGCTCAGGAGTTTGGAACCGAGGATGCCAAAGTGTATCTCGATTACAAAGAACTTCTTGAGGATGAACGCGTTGACGTCGTACATGTTTGTACACCGAACCATTCCCATGCAGAAATCACGATCGATTCTCTTGAAGCGGACAAACACGTAATGTGCGAAAAACCAATGGCCAAAACAGCAGCTGATGCCCGTCGAATGGTCGAGGCCGCCAAACGAACAGGGAAAAAACTGACCATTGGCTATCAATATCGCTTCCGTGCAGACAGCTGGCATTTACATAAGCTGTGTGAGCGCGGAGATTTTGGAGATATCTATTATGCGAAAGCACACGCGATCCGCCGCCGTGCTGTACCAACATGGGGCGTGTTCCTGGATGAAGAAAAGCAGGGTGGGGGGTCACTGATCGATATCGGTACACATTCACTCGATATGACTCTCTGGATGATGAACAATTACGAACCGAAGGCAGTACTCGGAACGACCTATCACAAACTTGGCAAAAAGAAAGACGCAGCAAATGCCTGGGGTTCCTGGGATCCTGAAAAGTTTACCGTAGAAGATTCAGCCTTTGGCATGATCACCATGAAGAACGGAGCAACCATCTCGCTGGAAACGAGCTGGGCACTGAATACCTTACAGACAGGTGAAGCAATGTGTACCCTATGTGGAACAGAAGGCGGAGCCGACATGATGGACGGACTCAGGATAAACGGAGAAGACTTCGGCAAGCTATACACGAATGAGGTTCAGGTTGATGGAAAAGGAGTCGCATTTTATGATGCGGATGAAGAAAGCGATGCCGAGCATGAAGCAAGACTGTGGATCGACGCTATTCTGAACGACAAGGAGCCGGTAGTTAAACCAGAACAGGCTTTGGTGGTTACGGAGATTCTTGAAGCAATCTACGAATCTGCCAAATCGGGCAAGGCGGTTTATTTCGACGAAGAAGAGAAAGATCTGGACAAGTCTGTCAAAACAAATAAAATACTTCAATAA
- a CDS encoding Gfo/Idh/MocA family protein, whose protein sequence is MVSVALLSRWHVHADDYAREAKSNPSLSIQRVWDEDPSRGEKWAEELGVRFEKELEAVLQDPGIDAVIVNTPTNLHKEVIMAAVAHKKHVFTEKVLALTTADCEEIYEAVAKAGVKLTVSLPRLTTNYYLYAQHALDQGWIGELTSIRCRLAHNGAVPESGNVNGWLPPHFYNKDQCGGGALIDLGAHPIYLTNRLAGPAKAVTSIFQQSNERNVEESAVVLVEYDSGALGTLETGFLSYGSPFQLEVYGTKGALLIEENEIRLTSRQLDQEGWATPQQLPEALPMPMEQWAESILNGGETTITKEDVCSLTLINEAAARSNAEGRKVSISEVKEVFLNQ, encoded by the coding sequence GTGGTTTCCGTAGCGTTATTAAGCAGATGGCATGTTCATGCTGATGATTATGCGAGAGAGGCAAAAAGCAATCCATCCCTTTCGATTCAACGAGTTTGGGATGAAGATCCTTCCAGGGGAGAAAAATGGGCTGAAGAACTGGGAGTACGTTTTGAAAAAGAACTAGAAGCAGTGCTGCAAGACCCTGGTATTGATGCGGTTATCGTCAACACACCCACGAATTTGCACAAAGAAGTGATCATGGCAGCCGTTGCACATAAAAAACATGTTTTTACAGAGAAGGTGCTTGCGTTAACAACAGCTGACTGTGAAGAAATCTATGAGGCTGTGGCAAAAGCAGGTGTTAAGTTAACCGTCTCCTTGCCAAGGCTGACAACCAATTACTATTTATATGCACAGCACGCGTTAGATCAGGGGTGGATAGGGGAGCTGACATCGATTCGCTGCCGTCTGGCACATAATGGTGCGGTTCCTGAGAGCGGCAATGTAAATGGCTGGCTTCCTCCACATTTTTATAACAAAGATCAATGCGGAGGTGGAGCGTTAATCGACCTTGGTGCCCATCCCATCTATTTAACCAACCGGCTGGCAGGGCCTGCAAAAGCAGTAACGTCTATTTTTCAACAGAGTAATGAAAGAAATGTGGAGGAGAGTGCGGTGGTCCTTGTCGAATATGACTCAGGTGCGCTCGGAACGCTGGAAACCGGATTTTTATCGTATGGAAGTCCTTTTCAGTTAGAGGTTTACGGTACAAAAGGAGCCTTACTGATTGAAGAAAACGAAATTCGTCTAACTAGCAGACAGCTTGATCAAGAGGGCTGGGCCACACCACAGCAGTTGCCCGAAGCACTTCCGATGCCGATGGAACAATGGGCGGAGTCCATACTGAATGGAGGAGAAACGACGATTACGAAGGAAGATGTTTGCAGTCTTACCTTGATCAATGAAGCAGCAGCACGATCAAACGCTGAAGGAAGAAAGGTTTCAATTTCTGAAGTAAAAGAAGTTTTCTTAAATCAATAA
- a CDS encoding GntR family transcriptional regulator has protein sequence MEPLYKQVYQSIKKNIINGQYAAGDRVPSEKELSDSFQVSRITSKKALELLVSEGLVFRQRGKGTFVSEDSTDNPENDVKETNKFLVGLIVPDLDDSYVSKVVSSIEEAANHRCFVILKRTNGSIDKEADAIRQLIDFGVDGLILYPAHAEHYGSEILKMVITEYPFVLIDRTFKGVAAAFVSTDNIRAAQQGINHLFELGHEYVGVLGPATAETTTVVDRFNGILRAYEEQNRIVNRQLWCSDLKKSLPSSISKDIKPEHDVEIIKEHLQKHPEITAIFALEYNIAVLAKRAAEELGLRIPEDLSIICFDAYDNNLSGWEFTHLRQNEKEMGRLALNRLLEMMNGSSSIKKEFLDVELIEGDSTRPIH, from the coding sequence ATGGAACCTTTATACAAGCAAGTCTATCAATCAATCAAGAAAAATATTATCAATGGCCAGTATGCAGCAGGAGATCGGGTACCTTCTGAAAAAGAACTATCAGACTCCTTTCAAGTTAGCCGTATAACCAGCAAGAAGGCGTTGGAGTTACTAGTGAGTGAAGGACTCGTGTTTCGCCAGCGCGGAAAAGGCACCTTTGTGTCTGAAGATTCAACAGACAACCCAGAAAATGACGTAAAAGAAACGAACAAGTTTTTAGTCGGATTGATTGTGCCTGACTTGGATGACAGTTATGTTTCAAAAGTGGTTTCCAGTATTGAAGAAGCAGCCAATCATCGCTGTTTCGTGATATTAAAACGTACAAATGGGTCAATCGATAAAGAGGCCGATGCCATCAGACAGCTGATCGACTTTGGAGTAGACGGGTTAATCCTTTATCCTGCACACGCTGAACATTATGGATCTGAGATTCTTAAAATGGTGATCACAGAATATCCGTTTGTGCTGATTGACCGAACCTTTAAGGGAGTGGCCGCGGCGTTCGTTTCGACGGATAATATTAGGGCTGCTCAACAGGGAATAAACCATTTATTCGAATTGGGGCATGAATACGTCGGTGTTCTGGGACCAGCCACTGCAGAAACGACGACCGTCGTAGACCGTTTTAACGGTATACTGCGCGCGTATGAAGAACAGAACCGAATCGTTAACCGGCAGTTATGGTGTTCTGATCTGAAAAAATCTTTGCCCTCCTCTATCAGCAAAGATATTAAACCAGAACATGATGTCGAGATCATCAAGGAACACCTTCAAAAGCACCCTGAGATCACAGCGATATTTGCCCTGGAATACAACATAGCGGTTCTTGCCAAACGTGCAGCCGAAGAGTTGGGTCTTCGTATTCCTGAAGATCTCTCAATCATCTGTTTTGATGCGTACGACAACAATTTAAGCGGCTGGGAGTTTACTCACCTTCGCCAAAACGAAAAAGAGATGGGAAGGCTTGCTCTTAACCGATTGCTGGAGATGATGAACGGCAGCTCTTCTATTAAAAAAGAGTTTTTGGACGTGGAATTAATAGAAGGAGATTCTACCCGTCCAATTCATTGA
- a CDS encoding carbohydrate ABC transporter permease → MKRKSIKLERTLPYIILTVIGVLFLLPLLWVLIASVDPNANSSIKVPTAFTVDNFKSVLTNPVNIRAFIIGLLLSLGQGLLVVLVAGLAAYPLSRYQMKYKKHFMFTILFMTSLPITAVMVPVYQLFIYMKLQDSLWGTMFFLTAAGLPYAIWMLKNFMDAVPLELEESAWIDGASVWQGLKRIVAPLMIPGICTVGIFTFSGSWGNFFVPYILIQSPEKLPASVTIYQFFGNFGMVEYGKLAAFSILYTFPAIVLYIFSQRFMSQGFSLGGASKG, encoded by the coding sequence ATGAAAAGAAAATCCATAAAGCTGGAAAGAACGTTGCCATACATCATTTTAACGGTGATAGGTGTTCTGTTTCTCCTTCCGCTTCTTTGGGTGCTTATCGCATCCGTCGATCCCAATGCCAACTCCTCCATTAAGGTTCCAACTGCCTTTACGGTGGATAATTTTAAAAGCGTCCTAACCAATCCGGTAAACATACGGGCGTTTATCATTGGATTGCTTCTTTCTTTGGGGCAAGGCCTGCTCGTGGTGCTGGTGGCAGGGCTGGCTGCTTATCCACTTTCTCGTTATCAGATGAAATATAAAAAGCATTTTATGTTTACGATTCTCTTTATGACCTCGCTGCCGATTACGGCTGTTATGGTGCCAGTATATCAGTTGTTTATTTATATGAAACTTCAAGACTCGCTATGGGGGACGATGTTCTTTTTAACAGCAGCCGGACTCCCTTATGCGATCTGGATGCTGAAAAACTTCATGGATGCTGTTCCACTGGAGCTAGAGGAATCAGCTTGGATTGATGGTGCCTCGGTATGGCAGGGACTGAAAAGAATTGTCGCGCCATTGATGATTCCAGGTATCTGTACGGTCGGCATTTTTACCTTTTCAGGCAGCTGGGGCAATTTCTTTGTACCGTATATTCTCATTCAGTCTCCAGAGAAGCTTCCTGCTTCAGTTACCATTTATCAGTTTTTTGGTAACTTTGGCATGGTAGAGTACGGTAAACTCGCCGCGTTTTCCATTCTGTATACCTTCCCGGCGATTGTTCTGTACATCTTTTCACAGCGCTTTATGTCTCAAGGCTTTAGCCTGGGCGGGGCTTCCAAAGGGTGA
- a CDS encoding carbohydrate ABC transporter permease, giving the protein MVSPSTSVGRTSSPHKSNHKKLVTSLLFLLPSWILLLIFFIGPILLTFYFAFTNLSLTGSEAQATQFVGFSNFVNMFQDPNFRISVIKTIVYLLFSAIVGQQILGFILALLMKEKNPAFRRVIGIIVIAGWVTPEIVVAFCWVAFLNDSGTLNMILQQIGLKPVAWLFTFPMTSVIIANIWHGTAFSMLVFQAALDDVPKSIEEAAVVDGASRFQVLYKIVLPMIKGSVVTNMILVTLQTLGVFTLIYAMTGGGPGTSTQTLPIFMYNQAFVNYQLGYGTAISLILLLIGVLVSLLYLKSMKVKV; this is encoded by the coding sequence GTGGTTTCTCCTTCAACATCTGTTGGAAGAACTTCATCACCTCATAAAAGCAACCATAAAAAGTTAGTAACATCGCTTCTCTTTTTACTGCCTTCCTGGATCTTGCTGCTCATCTTTTTTATCGGGCCGATCCTTTTAACCTTTTATTTTGCCTTCACCAACCTGTCTCTGACAGGGAGTGAGGCGCAAGCGACCCAATTCGTGGGCTTCAGTAACTTTGTGAACATGTTTCAGGATCCCAACTTTCGGATCAGCGTGATCAAAACGATTGTGTATTTATTGTTCTCAGCCATCGTGGGCCAGCAAATTCTTGGATTTATTCTGGCCCTGCTCATGAAAGAGAAAAATCCGGCATTCCGCCGGGTGATCGGTATCATCGTGATTGCCGGCTGGGTGACCCCAGAAATTGTCGTTGCTTTCTGCTGGGTAGCGTTTCTAAATGACAGCGGGACGTTGAACATGATTCTGCAGCAGATTGGTTTGAAACCGGTTGCCTGGCTTTTTACCTTTCCGATGACGAGTGTGATTATTGCTAATATTTGGCACGGCACCGCGTTTTCCATGCTTGTTTTTCAGGCCGCACTGGATGATGTGCCAAAAAGTATTGAAGAGGCGGCGGTCGTGGATGGTGCTTCACGGTTCCAGGTTCTTTATAAGATCGTACTGCCGATGATCAAAGGCTCTGTTGTTACGAACATGATCCTCGTTACGCTTCAAACCTTAGGCGTATTCACTTTAATTTATGCAATGACGGGCGGAGGGCCGGGCACATCAACACAAACATTGCCGATCTTTATGTACAATCAAGCCTTTGTCAACTATCAGCTTGGTTACGGTACTGCCATTTCACTTATTCTTTTATTAATCGGTGTGCTAGTAAGCCTTCTGTATTTAAAATCGATGAAAGTCAAAGTTTAG
- a CDS encoding extracellular solute-binding protein produces MRVKSYKKLAAISVITGSVLFSSACSDANSTSGSKKSGDSNTISITFRDGGGTNKGLTDWLNNDIIPEFKKEHPKANIKLSPISASEGDYFAKVALMLKSDQSAPDIVTEDTFMVNSDASAGYLEPLDDKLKGWDEWNQYIDNVKNGVKAQDGKTYGVPFNTDSRGLWYNKELFKKAGLPVPWEPKSWDDILTAARTIKKKDPGVIPLWMNSGKATGEGTSMQTFEMLLYGTKDPLYDEGKGKWIVNSQGLLDTYTFIDTIYKEKLGPNLSQVLNGQGGTIAYTQLMPKGKLAIGLDGIWQAGNYRKDGPAPWPDAFKTLGYTAMPTQNGEEPGQTSMSGGWAFSIPKKSDNKDLSWEFIKFISTKENNLKLLLKENNLSPREDVSKESEYLNLPMFKEATEFLEHTHFRPSVDKYPSVSTVIQSTVEDVVTGKSSPKQAVENYQKNVTRVVGKDKVIER; encoded by the coding sequence ATGAGAGTAAAAAGCTACAAAAAGCTGGCCGCAATTTCGGTTATCACTGGGAGTGTTCTTTTTAGCTCGGCTTGTTCAGATGCCAATTCTACTTCGGGGAGCAAAAAGTCGGGAGACAGCAACACGATTAGCATTACGTTCCGAGATGGGGGAGGAACGAACAAAGGACTGACCGATTGGCTAAACAATGACATTATTCCAGAGTTTAAAAAAGAGCATCCAAAAGCGAATATCAAGCTCTCTCCAATCAGCGCATCGGAAGGCGATTATTTTGCCAAAGTTGCTCTAATGCTCAAGTCCGATCAGTCAGCGCCAGATATCGTCACGGAAGATACTTTTATGGTGAATTCGGATGCGAGTGCGGGCTATCTTGAACCCTTGGACGATAAGCTGAAAGGCTGGGATGAGTGGAATCAATATATCGACAATGTTAAGAATGGTGTTAAAGCCCAGGACGGCAAAACGTATGGTGTCCCTTTTAATACCGATTCGCGAGGCCTCTGGTACAACAAAGAGCTTTTTAAGAAAGCTGGGCTGCCGGTACCATGGGAACCAAAATCATGGGACGATATCTTAACGGCGGCTAGAACCATTAAGAAGAAGGATCCAGGTGTTATTCCATTGTGGATGAACTCTGGCAAAGCCACGGGTGAAGGCACTTCCATGCAAACGTTCGAGATGCTGCTGTATGGTACAAAAGATCCGTTATACGATGAGGGCAAGGGAAAATGGATCGTGAACAGTCAGGGACTGCTAGATACGTATACATTCATCGATACCATTTATAAAGAAAAACTGGGTCCAAACTTGTCACAAGTACTAAACGGCCAGGGAGGCACCATTGCCTATACTCAATTGATGCCAAAAGGAAAGCTTGCGATAGGTTTAGACGGGATCTGGCAGGCAGGAAACTACCGAAAAGACGGACCCGCACCATGGCCGGATGCATTTAAAACACTGGGTTATACAGCCATGCCAACCCAAAACGGTGAAGAGCCTGGACAAACCTCAATGTCGGGAGGATGGGCATTTTCCATTCCAAAAAAATCAGATAACAAAGATCTATCTTGGGAATTTATTAAATTCATTTCTACTAAAGAAAATAACCTAAAATTATTGTTAAAAGAAAACAACCTTTCTCCGCGCGAAGACGTATCAAAAGAATCGGAATACTTAAACTTGCCGATGTTTAAAGAGGCTACTGAATTTCTGGAACACACCCATTTCAGACCGTCTGTCGATAAGTATCCTTCTGTTTCGACAGTCATCCAATCAACGGTGGAAGATGTGGTTACCGGAAAATCATCGCCAAAACAGGCAGTTGAAAACTATCAGAAAAATGTAACACGTGTTGTAGGCAAAGACAAAGTGATCGAAAGGTAA
- a CDS encoding DUF2512 family protein — protein sequence MTSLIIKLIAIPIVLFVAAFFFPGVHFESYWQIIVVGMTLAILGVAVEYFVLRKGALWISVFIDVAVSGIIFYYASNFQWEASVTWFGALLTSVFLGILEFFTHRYLLASHKAHSEPI from the coding sequence ATGACTAGTTTGATCATAAAACTTATTGCGATTCCCATTGTTTTATTCGTCGCTGCTTTTTTCTTTCCAGGTGTACATTTCGAGAGTTATTGGCAAATCATTGTGGTGGGAATGACGCTTGCAATTCTTGGAGTCGCAGTCGAATACTTTGTCCTTCGCAAAGGGGCTCTTTGGATCAGTGTATTCATTGATGTGGCGGTATCCGGTATCATTTTCTATTATGCCTCAAACTTTCAATGGGAAGCTTCTGTTACTTGGTTTGGCGCTCTGTTAACAAGTGTCTTTCTGGGAATCCTTGAATTTTTTACACACCGTTATTTATTGGCTTCTCATAAAGCTCATAGCGAACCCATATAA
- a CDS encoding phosphoglycerate dehydrogenase — MTTITLEKGKTIKTLNNIAESGLKVFSKGNYVIDNDSENPEAIVVRSFNMHSLTFGDELKAIARAGAGVNNIPVELCTEQGIVVFNTPGANANAVKEMVLTSLMASSRNLFAGVEWTKSLEGEGKQIPKLVEAGKKQFLGKEIKGKTLGVIGLGAIGALVANDALDLDMDVIGFDPFISVDTAWNLSRNVKRAMTLEQLFAESDYLTVHVPLTPDTKEMFNQKAFNVMKPGVHILNFSRGELVNEKDMEIALENGTVGQYITDFPNENVLKMKNTVPVPHLGASTKESEENCAIMATRQVKEFLETGNIRNSVNFPNASLPYTGKLRVAAFHENVPNMVGQITLAVSSYNLNIADMVNRSRGGYAYTMIDIDNKVSGEVIPGLENKIKQIDGIITTRLI, encoded by the coding sequence ATGACGACAATCACGTTAGAAAAAGGAAAAACCATCAAAACCTTAAATAACATAGCGGAAAGCGGTCTGAAGGTATTCAGCAAAGGCAACTATGTTATAGACAACGACAGTGAAAATCCTGAAGCGATCGTTGTTCGCAGCTTTAACATGCACTCTTTAACATTTGGAGATGAACTCAAAGCGATTGCGCGGGCCGGGGCGGGAGTTAATAATATTCCGGTTGAACTATGTACTGAGCAAGGAATTGTTGTTTTTAACACTCCTGGAGCTAATGCGAACGCAGTAAAAGAAATGGTACTGACATCATTAATGGCTTCATCCAGGAACCTTTTTGCCGGTGTGGAATGGACAAAGTCTTTAGAAGGCGAAGGTAAACAAATTCCAAAACTTGTAGAAGCAGGAAAAAAACAATTTCTTGGAAAAGAAATTAAGGGAAAAACGTTGGGTGTAATAGGTTTAGGTGCAATCGGTGCACTTGTAGCGAATGATGCGCTTGATTTAGACATGGATGTAATTGGGTTTGATCCGTTCATCTCTGTGGATACAGCCTGGAACCTGTCCCGCAATGTAAAGCGTGCGATGACGCTTGAACAGTTATTTGCCGAATCAGATTATCTTACAGTACATGTTCCTTTAACGCCTGATACAAAAGAGATGTTTAATCAGAAAGCGTTCAATGTTATGAAACCGGGAGTCCATATATTAAATTTCTCTCGCGGAGAGCTTGTGAACGAAAAGGATATGGAAATCGCACTCGAAAATGGAACCGTCGGCCAATATATTACTGACTTTCCGAATGAAAATGTGCTGAAAATGAAAAATACTGTTCCGGTCCCGCACCTTGGAGCTTCCACGAAAGAATCAGAGGAAAATTGTGCCATTATGGCGACCCGACAGGTGAAGGAATTTTTAGAAACCGGAAACATCAGAAACTCCGTAAACTTTCCAAATGCCTCCCTTCCTTATACAGGAAAGCTGCGAGTGGCAGCTTTCCACGAAAACGTACCGAATATGGTGGGCCAGATCACACTGGCAGTATCAAGCTATAATTTGAACATCGCTGACATGGTGAACAGAAGCCGAGGAGGATACGCCTATACGATGATTGACATTGACAATAAGGTAAGCGGCGAGGTAATCCCTGGTTTAGAAAATAAGATCAAACAAATTGACGGCATCATTACAACCCGTTTGATCTAA